The window GTGAGTTACTTTAATGACTTTaaggaaatttgaataaaattctcGATTCCATCAGTTTCTTTCATATTCGCTTCAATTCTTTTGCTGCTGGACCAACACCAACAAGGGATATTAAACCTTACTGCTTCCGGCAGAAAAAGACGCCAAGAGATGTTTTTGTaagtcaaatttttttaaagtaattttctagGATTTTCCATAGAATCAAAAATtggttatttacaaaaaatagtttaagGATGGACTTTGTACCACTTGTGAAGGAGTGAGTACAATGAATGTGAAATAAGTTACTTACATTTTTTAGCTTACTTACTTTTCATTCTTTACATGTAGTAAgcgctaaaaatttcaaatttaaagagtTATCTCGTATTTTCTAGGAATAATATCCTGGAAAGGCAGCGGTTGTTGGAGGCGCAAGAAGCACCATCTTTCACTGATCCAGGAGGGGAAGAATTGGACAATTCAAGAAGCATTAGTGGCATTAATGTAAGCCAAAAATCTATGTTTACGGCGTCTACAATGtcgttttaatatttcttttctaGTCGCCAGACTGATGATGATTGAAGCTCAACGAGCGGCTTTAACCTCCCAGTAGTTATAGGAAAATGGTCAAAATGTACATTGTGTAGTTTTTAAGCCCTCTGAGTATATTTTGCTATGTCAAGATGGAAGGTGGTCAGTGATTCCTCTTTACAAGTACCTATGATAATTagtatgaaattattttatttataacgcctcaaatgttatttaaataaattgttacagAACCAatgtgtatttttattaattatacagAATCTATCATTTGGATATATTTCAGAGAACAGtagtactctgcaaaatagtgaaaaaatgCTCAAAGACCAGTGGTCAAAAACGCACACTTTTTCCATCTACATGTTAACAAAGTTTTGTCTTTGTTCATTTTATTTCTGTAAAGAAATTGTGGATTTAGTTCTGAGTATACCGTCGCATCCCTTATTAAATTACCCGTTATTTAAGGCATTACACCGGGTAccttttaataacaaaaagttAGTAGGAGTAGCTGGataatgatgaaaaatttgaacataaaaaataatgcattaaatgctttttttaaacaatattataCATGTTTAAGCACTactcaaaaatatgaaatttatgaaaattatgaacgtgttgcaatactttttacaagggCTGTATAAAGCTTTCAAAGCTGCTTTTGGCCTACTGGCCTAAAACGTTACATGCAACATATTTACAAAGCTCCCTATTGGAAAGTTCGCAAAAAGAGCATGCAAAATCTATTACTTTGGGTATGAAAGGAGCTCTTCGCGCCTCTTTTGTATTGCGAACATTTCCCGGAAAAGCAACAAATGTGAACTAAATCAAAAAGATACTACATATTATGCATGTAATTATGTGGTCTACAAATAGACAATTTTGCAAGGTTTCCGCATTGTGTTCCTTTTCGCTCCCAGATCGATATATTCTGAGACACATTAAGTTTATTTGTGTGAATTAATTACCCCCACCAAGCACCCACACATTAACCCTCACTTAAACCTCTTATCGGGAGGTCAGCAGTTATGACGACACCAACCATATTAAACGTCCTACACATCCTTCTAGGGAGGAGATCTAGCGATGAAAAGTGCTCGAAAGAAGGAATTGAGAATTGGGCCAAAAAGGTTTTCCAGGGCTACCGCCAGTCCTCTTTTAAGGAGGAGAGGCTGGACATTGAGCGCCCTAAACGAAAGTTGTCGGATATCTCGGAAAGTGATCTTAAAGATAACGTGGAAAGTGtattggattttttgaaaaatgttcatgttGCGACCAGTTTATGCAGGTGAGTGCAAataccaattaaaaaaattgcatgcaGCCGCAGCTGAGCAGTCTCCCAATTACTCCTGCACTAATTGCATTTCCCCAACAACACACTTCATGTTCGGTTTTAATTGGTTATTAACTTCTGAACACAACTATGTTGCCTGCTCAAAGAAGCGAAATAATCGCGAACGTCCTATTTGCGCTAAACGAAAATTTCTTCGTCAAATCTCATCTAGAATTCGCCAATTGCGTTAATGAGTGGCTGAACACGATCATCAGAAACCCTTCAGTGTCCAACCCCCCCGAGGATGACTTTTCCTCTCCATTTCTCCGATATTTCTCCCTTTGCAATGCAGCCAAAACGAGTAACAATAACGTTAGTCAGGTGAAAAAGCTCTTAAGGCAGCTGAGAGCCTCAGCAAATCATTGCAGGTATGTCATTACTTTATGTGAGGAAATGTGCTTTTATCGATCGTCTGGGAGGCCGCAAACACGCGACTGAATCAaggtataaataaaaagtgtCCTAAAGTTAAATTGGGGGCGCCAACGAAGTCACTCTCGTACCTTTCTCGACAACACACCGCGTCGCACTTGGGGAAGCGCTTCCCCCAAGAGTTATGTACCGGGTGTCTCGTTAACAGACGACGCCGTCTGCATCGCTGAGATGCTCCCCCCTAGCGACAGAATGAggaattaaacaattttccaacattttatcttggtcacttttgttataatatttttttctttcaaagcGTCATCTCCAGTAGCTTTAGAGCTACAGCCGACAGTTCTCTGTTAACGGGACATCCGGTACATGATGTCATCGCAAAGAGGCCATCGATTCAGGTGAGAAAACAGGGGCATCACCTTCGAGGGGCGATCCGAAGCATAACGCTGATGGGGCGAATTTCCCGTGTTTCTCCTCAAGCATCAGGCTGGAATGTGGGGCCATTTACCTGCCTCGAAATTAAACTCAGAAGtcccaaaatttaaatcagaCCGCAAGAATGAAAGTGCGAAATCGAGTACCTTGAAATTGGCCTAATCGGTTTTAAAATTGGGTGTTCTGACACTAGAAAATTTTACACACTGTATACAAAACATCATATATTGGCTTCGAGAAGGCGTCTTTGATTTGCCCAATATGGGCGAATAGTAGTTCAAATACCATGATGCGTTTCGGGCACGGTTCCAGGAAGGTCAATTGTGAAGGAAGGGTCAGGAAGTCATTGAAGAAATGCAGAACCACAAGATCGCCGCTTTAGACTTTTGGCGTTAAGAGACATGTTGGTCTTGTCCAGGGTGTTGGCAGATCAGTAGGTTGGCTGACCTGTTGGGACATAAACCATTCGTCGCCGGATAAGGACTTTTAATTGTGTTCCTTACCATCTTGTGCTACCTCTTACCGTTCTTCATCGACAAAATTGACTGCAGTGGAACGGGCAACGGGTGCAATGGGACCTGGAATGGGGTACTGCATTCTTCAGCGACGAATCCAGACGAGGTGAAAGACGGGATGTTCGATTTTCAGGCCAAAAGCATGTGGACCACTCTGTAGGAATAAGGGGGTGGAGTGCTATAGCTCTCAGTAGCAAATTTCCTTTGGTTTTCATCGGCGGCGGTACGACCACTCAACGGTACCTCCAAGAAGTCTTGAACGAGCATTTTCTTTGCTAACTCAATATACCTCGCAATACGCCTTTTGAAGAAAATACAATGTACGACCACATGTGGCTCGAAACGAAAGTTAACGTGTTAACTTGGCCGCCCCAATCTCCAGATCTATCACCGCTCGAGCGTCTGTGGCAAATTGTAACGGCGTTCTGTAATGCCGTTCAGATTAGACAGCTTGGAATGAGGtccccaagaggacatcgATCATCTCATCGAATCGGTGCCTAGACGTGTCCGGGGATGACTAAGACAACGCAGAGGCCGACacgttattaagttttttgtagttttcacCATCggatttgtttcaatttttaatgatgtACTTATGTTGgtataaaaaacataaatgtcaaaaattatttaaattaaatcatttctACGGGGTGTTCTTTTTCCTGTGTCGCGCAATACGCGCTGCTAGACGGAAACCTGCCGCATGTAATCAAAAGGAATACTTTCAGACAAGTCTCTATAAGTTGTTACATCCCCAAACCGCGCTTTATTGAGTGGAAACAGACATAATTGGAGGTAATATCCAGGGGCTTTAGCCATTTCCAGTTCCGGGGCGAACGCGTGAGTTCGATACCTCTCCAGAAGTTAAATTTCGACCGAagctagatttttttaaaatcgaacaTGAGAATTAATGCGGTGAATTTAGGTTCGTCTTATCACAAATAGTACCACTTCTTGCCTTCCAGTGGCTTATCTCTTCCAGATTTAATGTCCCGCAAGTTCGGACTCgcatagaaaaattaatgggAACGAACTGTGTTAGCCTCACAGACAGGGATTACATGCAAAAGCTGCAGCACAGGATTCTGGAAGACTATGGCGAGCAAATGGAGAAAAGGATTAAAGTTCGGGAGGTATTTAATTTTGGGAATAATCCCTGGATGTTTTAATGCGTTCTTTAACGTTTAGGAAGACGAAATGGAGAGAGTAAAGAATTTGGTGTTAGTAGGGAAAATTCCTTTGGATCAGGCCCCGCCGGAAATGGCTCACCACCCGATGATGCTAATTGAGAATTATTGCAACCAACTAATTGCCGAAAGAAGGGCCAAGGTGATGTTAACGCGAAGAAATCTAATTTAGtcctaatttaattattttcactcaGATCAAGATCTACAAAGTAAAAATTCCCACTTATTTATATTGGGACGACACCCCAGACCCTCCATCAAGATTATCCATAGAATCTGAACATCTCTTCAGACAAGTGGAGAAGTTTTACAAGCCTCTGGAAAGCACTGATGATGAGAACATCGAAGGTGGATACGTGGCGCCTCAGAAGGACTACGATAGGATTAGATACGAGAGTCCCCTGATCAAACAGCTGATGATTTGCGAGGTGAGGTTTGAGATGTTGGAGAAGTAGTCTGCATGAGATTTTTCGTTTGCAGACTGTGGAGGAGATGTACGCGCTCGCCGATGATATTATCGGAGCTCTGAAGACGATTAATGAGACCACGAAAGTTATTCCGGATGGTGTTTTGGAAACTGGCGACTAGTTCATaagattcattaaattttgtatgatGAAAAAACGAATATGATTTTTTCGATGTAGAAACTCACCATTAGTTCTTCTGTGTTCGGTTAGGGAGCGACAGCGGTTCTGTAACAACCATCTGGAAGGTTAAACCTTTGCCCAATTGCGGTTAAAACGTAACCAGTATCGGTTTTAAAGGGGAGGGGGACTGTAAGTAGGACGATTTTCCTAGTCAGAATTTTTCTTGGGGGGGGATTTGCCCAGGGCACCAGACTAGGTAAGGCCGGCCTTAAACTTAACCAAGAGTTCAGGTAGAGATTAGATAACTGAAGAATTTAGTCGATAAAACGGTAAAAATGGAGTCACCTTCTAATTACATCAATGAATCTACATGAAACACACCCAGCATGTCTCtgcaaatttaattagcaTTTAAGTTTCACGGCATAAGGAGAACATTTTGCCTAAACCACCTAAAAGTCATTGGCGTagacaaaattgtttttaaattttactcagCCAGATTCTTGCCCGGTGCGCCTCTGCTAACATTGCAGTTACCTCATTAATTCCGGCGTTTGCAgagaacataaaaaaagtcaTTGGCGCAAGTTCTCTCGTTCCCTATTATTGAATCCATACAATCTGAAATGAAACTCAATATTGACCTTAGAAGTCGCATAAAGCACGTTTAAGCACATAAGTGAACGGTGTTGGCCAACATTCACATTCGGCCGGAAAAGCAGCAAAATCTCATACAAAACCGTTGTTTAGTTATTGCTCTTGAATAAGAAGTAGAAAGTGTGTGGTATCAAGAATAAAGGAAACCGCAGCACAGTTCGCAATATGGTAGCGAGAGTGATTGTGGTGCTGTGTGGGATTTTCACCTCTGGTAAGTTTGATTTTGaaacgaaaacatttttttcttcggggGGTAAACAAGACGTTCAAGTCTCATTTTTAGGTGTTGTAGGGACGAGTGTTTTGGTACAAGATGCCCCAGAATGCCCCGAACCCTTAGGAACCCAAGCATATGTACACCCAGAATCCTGCAATCACTTTTTCCTGTGCACCAATGGTACTTTGACCGTGGAAACCTGCGAAAATGGATTGTTATTTGACGGCAAAGGGGCGGTTCATAATCACTGCAATTACAATTGGGCGGCACATTGCGGCGACAGGAAAGCAGACCGTAAGTAAGGTCTTCTGCGATCGAAGAGAAATACTTGAATGTGAAATTCGCTGTAAAGTCTCTTATGTAATTAATGAAACCTGTTTTTACAaaccgttaaatatttaaaagttcatCAATTGATCAACACAAACATGATGGGAACGTCTAAGTTACAGGCAGATAGGGGgtgaaatgatttattttcgtCTAAGAACATGTAGGAATAATCCAAAACCAGttctaataataattcaatCGACATTACGTTTACTTTTCACCCAGATCATGGGTCGGCCTTCACTAGTTTCGGCTGGAAACGCCCATTTCACTTAATCGAAAGTGACAAAAACTCTATTTGTTAGATTGATCATAATCAATTTCTATGTTACAAAACAATTTCGTCACACGCTAATTGAAATCTCTCTCCGGACACCAAAAACTACATCACTCTTGTCAAAATACGTAAATTATCCTCTGGATTTCTTCTTATATAGTGACCCCAATCAGCAGTCCAGGTTGCGAATACCAATTTGGCATATATCCAGACTCCCACGAATGCTCCACCAACTACATCAAATGTGCCTATGGCGAACCTCACCCGCAATCATGTGAACCGGGCCTAGTTTACGACGAGAGGATTCACGGATGTAATTGGGCTGATCTTTTACTGGAAACATGTAATCCTGAAGGTACTTCTACGTTAGACATATTTACGCGTATCTAgagattatttgttttttagccGTGGTAGGTTTCAAATGCCCCACTAAAGTGCCTTCAGGCAGTCCCGCGGCCCGATTCTGGCCCTACCCCCGATTCGCGGTGCCTGGAGATTGTCACAGACTCATCACGTGTGTCAACGGACATCCCAGGATAATTGCGTGCGGAGAAGGGAAAGTTGTAGATGAAAAAACTCTAACTTGCGAAGAGCCCGAAAATGTCCCGCAGTGCTACAATTCTTTAAGAAAATAGTTTGtccaaagatttttttgtgcCTCGATTCCATCCTTAAAAACCCATTTAAAGGGCGATTTTAAACCTTTTTGTTTTGGTTTCGTTTATTTGGGGGTTTTTGAGGAATTAAAACTGtccaaaatttgatattctgTTAACTGTTTATCACACCACAACTCATGTAaatgacaataaaattatatagtaAAATGTCTCTTTATACTctataacaaaatatacagTAACCAAAcagtgaaaatgaaatttttcttgataGTTTAGATCTGATTCAGTTGAACGATTTTTTTTGACGATGATGGAAGACaactttttaagaattttcgcAGAAAATTGAGGTTTCAGAAACTACAATTTTTCACATATGCCGAAAGAACCTTGTTCCCTGTTGACATATATAAATTAGAATAAACtaatagaaaatgtttttaacaaaggcgaaaaataaatatccagTAGTTAAGAATTTCTTTGCCTTACAAACAGACTCATATCCATTAAAGTACATCCACCATCTCGTCAAGAACTACCTCATACtattaacattaaattaacTAAGTCCTTGAACTAAGTAATTCATACATttgaaatcttaaataaatgtgACATGGAATGACAGATATCGTAACTTTTACAAagtattaacgaaaattctaCTACAACCTATGAGGAATTAAGGAAGGAAACATTCAAATTCACTATGATATTTTCGCTTTCCCTTCGCCAAAAATCCATAGGCAAATCCGGTCCGCCAAAAAGGAGCAAAGTATATCGGCTGTCAACACTCCTATGAGGGTGTAtttaaactataaaaaaaatatatggatgAACGTGGGTAAAAATctccaattaattttataggcATATGACATGATATAACAatcgaatttttaaactttctaATTCAGATATATATGAATCGAATTTGGGTATTAAAaccaagaaaattttatgcaaaaacttaaaatcggCAACATCGCTTTTGCAAAACAAATGGTTACTTGAAAGATGGGGAATTAAAtgccgaaaaaaattaataaaaactcacCTCCTCGGGAAATACTACCATCTCAAATTGAGCCGTTAACTCTGGAATAGCTCCTAAAGCTAACATAAAGACAATTCCGCTGGAGAACAAAATACTGCCTAAAAGCAGCTTATTCTGGTTTAAACTCTCCATATAAGGCTTTCCCTGAAAAGCATGTAAACACTACCAACGAGAATTTGAGACTTTCTCTCCAGACTTACTCTGTAATTAATAGCAAAAGTTGCCAATTGCAGACTTAAAGAAATCAGAAACACAGTACTATTCAGGATATTGGGCTCAAAGAGTTTATCCTGTTCCTCGTCAGTAAGGTTAAGGAAAGACTCTGTTGACGTAGCATTTAATTGATCGCTaagaattacattttatataatttttttttagttttttatggAGATTTTGTCTTACCTAGGCGTATGAGCTTTCGCCTCTCGAACTAAATATATTAAGCTAACGAAGTGCACTGCAAATTGCAGTAATACTGTTGAAATAGTGTAGATGTTGAAGATATTAGGTAGAGGTCTTTGTTTAGATAAAGATTTCACAGGctggaaaaagaagaaaaaatgctaaaactgAGCTTTTGAGATAGATCTGCTGTGGAAATTATATGGTGTTTTCCTCGTTAATTCACAAAATTGTTACTTGTTCGGGCAAATTTATAGATCGCCACTTTAAGATAATCTAAAAACCGCTTCTATGTCTATTTCCGTTCAGgtttaaaattcagaaaacTTTAGATCtcttgcaaaaattaaaccaactCTGTAACTGGGCTGGCGGTacacaatattttcattatatttaaacGCTCTTTCCTTACCTTAGACCGTGAAATCGAGAGGAAACTTGTCGCTAAGAGTAAACCTTGAAGGGTCGCTTGAAAATCTCTAAGTTTAATGCCATCCAAGTAGAGCACCGACTGTGTATAAGCCAAAATAAGGGCGTTTAGGGCCAGAATTTTGAACATCTGAAGGGTGGTCACAAGGGTACATCTCCCCTGTTTTATTATGTGGCAGACTGGAAATTGACTGTGGAAACAAGTAgccttttaaaaatcaaaaacagtgCTCACCACACGCAATTGAAGACAATTTACTCGTAAAAGGAGAAGCAATACTGGCATCCCCTAATTTCACAATTTGCGCCTGATCCTCTTCCTCAATCTCCCTGAGTAGCTTTTCCATCTTGCCCTGAAGTCTCTCTCTTTGCTCTATGACATTCCTCACATTGTTGCCGCGATTATTCCGAACGGGCCCTCTATCTCTCTCCTCCCTTTGTTTCCTGGCCAACTCCTTTGCCTTTTCCAAATTCTCAATGGTTTTctgagacttttcaataaGCTTTTCGGGTGCGTTGGACAAAATGGCAACCCCAACATCTGCGTGTTTCAAAGCGCCTACATCGTTAGTCCCATCCCCACACATAAGGGTGTTATATCCTAGTGTTTTATATTGGGTGACGACAAATTCCTTCTGCTTCGGTGCGAAGCGAGCAAATACAGTGATGTGAGGCAGCAATTGCAGGAATTTTGAGTAAAAGTTGTCATTTAGATAGTCAATACTATCCCCAGTGACACATATATCATATTTACGAATCAACTCGTTGATATCAACGTCAATTGGAATCATAATTTTACCATCAActgattcaaaaattaaattattcgaGTCTAGTTTAAGTATCAGCACTGGCTTTGACGTAAATCTGAGCTCGGCTGCAACATGGCACGCAGTTAGGGGGTTATCTCCGGTGATTACAACTACCTTATGGGAGGCGCTTTGAAGTTCTCTGATCGCACTTTTCGAATCGGATTTTAAGGGGCACGAAATAATGACAAAACCtacgaattttaaattggattcTATGTCATCTCGACTTAAATCGCGCAATTGCTGCGTTGATAATTTTCCTAGTTCCTTGTAACCTAGTGCAAGCACTCTAGCACCACGTCTGGATAATTCTAAGAAAATTTCGTCGTATTTATCTGGTCGCTAGAAAGTCGAAAACAAAATTGTgactattaaattaataaaactgtaACACGTGACAACACTGTTATATCACACTCGTTCTAAACTGCAACGATGTTGCCACGGTTGTAATAAAATCCCTCAAATCAAGTTTTATCTACTCACCGATTCAAGGATATTCCGTAGTTTTTCGGGTGCTCCCTTCACAGCTGAGAAATAAACAGTCTCCGTAGTTCCTTGTGGGTTATATCCGGCAATAACAGCCATGCTCTTCAATTGGGAGGAAAAGTGGTGccttgtaaatatttttagacctGGAGATTTTGCCTTTTTGGGTATGATACAGTCTGCCTTAGTTACCGTCCAATCAATGGCGGTCATTGTAGCTTTTTCTAAGGGATCCCCCACTAAACCTTCGTCCAATTGGGCCAGAGAATGACAAGATGCCAAAACGTGCACTGTCTGCATTGGTAAATCTTGGGTCGCCGTCACTTTAGAGTTCTTTTCTGCTAACGCGACGCCCTCCACTATCAAATTGTTGCTTGTCAAAGTACCAGTTTTGTCAAAACAACAAATATCAATCTTTCCAGCAAATGGAATTCGAAAAGGTTCAGTGCAGAAAACTTGAAGTTTTGATAACGCCAAAAGCGAAGTATTTACAGCCAAAGATAGCTCTATGGGTAATTCAGGAGGGATTACAGAAGTCAAGATTAAAGTGCACTCCAAAAATAGTTTATAGCGGTTTCTTTCAGGGTTTTCCACCCCCTTAATCCAAACGTACGTGGCGGCTGCAATAGCGAATATCAAGAGGAATAAAATGAAACCGAATGTTTCTTTGTTATTGGCTGTTATGCGTTTAACGccaaacattatggttctaagTAATTTTCCTTGAGCAGTATTAAAACTGGTTCTAAGGACGTATGCCACACACCCATTATCTGGAGGTCTAAGACCCATTGTTGCTTTTGTAGGAGCGTTGTGTTGGACCACTTTCGTTCCTCCTAGAAGTGAAGTAAAGCCAATTCAACCAACAAGTAATTCTAAGGCCAACTGTAATTTAGTTAGTGCagccaatttgaaaataggtTTTAGACGTTCCGTTAAAAAAACGGATTGCTATTCAATAATTAACTTCAAATTacataatcaaaaaattattgaggcagcagtataaattttttaaattaaagtctaactaaatttatttgttacaTTCAAAAACTGTCACTCACATTTAACTTCCTTAAATTTCTAAGATTTTATTGCTTAAAACATTGacgaaaatttcagtttttccaaTTCAACCAAACTTACCAAACAAAACATGGAACTTCCCATCTGTATCTGGTTCCAAAACTTTCTGACCATCACAACTCTCAATTGCTTCCTTCATTTGTGGAACTGACTCTCCTGTAAGCAAACTCTCATCCACTATACAAGACCCCCTTAataacaacacatcacaagGAATGAAATTATCTTTTTGGCATCTAACCACTGAAACTATGTCTCCAGGAATAAGTTCATTACTTGACACCATCCTCCACCTCCTATTCCGATAAACTAAagaattttgcattaaaactGTAGTCAACCACAGCTTCAATATCTTACCATGAATGTTATAAGGCTTATTGCCCATTTTCCGTATCTCAGCCATGTTTCTCAACTGCTGCTGAACTAAAGTGCACTCAAACATTACCAACATGACTAAGGTGAAAATCGAATAGTACCAGTATTTGTCTAGACACCATAAGGCCACACAAAATACTTGGAATACAAAAAATGGGGCTGTAGCCCTCTCAGTGAAAAGCTCAAGAAACTCCGGTACTACCATTTCCATGGAATTATTGCCATAAGTTATTTCAGCTTTTTTAATGTCGTCATCCtcttggaaacctttccatgcaTTGTATTCAGCATATGTTTTATGAATAGGAAATTCCACCCCTCGGAAAGTTTTTTTGTCTGAATCCCAaatatacttaattttttgaaaagtaaagaatatcatatatttttcattgggAAGCTAAAATCAGATAGTCTAAACAAACAGAGGGTGTTTTAGCATTAGTTTTACCTTAACTCTCCTAATCCAAACCACTTCTGAACTTCCATTATTTGCTGTGGGAATTATCTTAGCTACAGAAGCCTTCTGGGGGTCTCTCTCCTGCAATTTGCCTTGTATCTCACACAAAGTACTCTCCTTACTACTTACCTTCTTATAagtgaaaaaacatttaatatgtACCGACCAATAGCAGGCCAAACAGCATAGGATTTGTATGCACCCAATTACTGCAATCCCAATAAAACCCCCTTCATAAAGCTCCCAAAAGCCCCATATGCCTATCCATAGGTAGGTCCAGAGAACATATAGGATCACAAAGGGTAATAGGTATAAATGAAATAGGCTGGATGTGGGGGTGTATAGGGATATGGATTGGATGAGATCGTCTACTTTCACTTTAGGGCTCATGGTGGTGGTGTGTTTGCGGGGGATCACTGGAGCAttatagttaaaattaacagGGCATTGTCTGTTTAAATGCggttgaaaatatatttaaattagggAAATATTGGAActggaagaaaaatttgaagcagTTTTACAATTCCAAAATCTTCTTCTGTGGAGTTTTAGCAATATCCTAACCTCACTTCCAACAAATCACTTTCTGTCAATCAATGATTGTCAATTATCCTGTCAGACAGAACCTTAATAAACTGTTACGTGACCCTGAGTCGAGAttgtaaattatgaaaaaaatatttatatatacgtcacaaaaagttttttccatGCCACGGACCCGCAAAGTTCGTTTTTTGGGTCTcaatgaattttcattatcggTTCGGTCACTTAAAACGTATCGCACCAATCGTTTCCGGGTTTGTTTAACTCTGCCCTTCGTAAGTGTCAAGTGTTAAAAGAGCAAAAACTTGATAAGTCACAGTATGACATTTCTGACTTTAATGATGAATCTTGTCAAATTGACatgtttacatttatttaccaTATTTGATGTTTCTTGCGtgtctttttaatttacaattgttaatttttattgtaaattaaattattctgtTCAAGTGTAACCATTATTATTACAGTTCTCCCTATATGCCAATGagctttcaaaaatttaaagctatGAGTGGCAGATTATGAGTGTTGCATATTATCAGCAGCAGGGTACGTAcctacttattttaaatttacacatCCTTTGACCACACCTTTGATCTCTTTACTGCTTTGGCATTTCGCTGCTCGTCTTCCATTATT of the Euwallacea fornicatus isolate EFF26 chromosome 9, ASM4011564v1, whole genome shotgun sequence genome contains:
- the LOC136341327 gene encoding uncharacterized protein isoform X2, whose translation is MTTPTILNVLHILLGRRSSDEKCSKEGIENWAKKVFQGYRQSSFKEERLDIERPKRKLSDISESDLKDNVESVLDFLKNVHVATSLCRFNVPQVRTRIEKLMGTNCVSLTDRDYMQKLQHRILEDYGEQMEKRIKVREEDEMERVKNLVLVGKIPLDQAPPEMAHHPMMLIENYCNQLIAERRAKIKIYKVKIPTYLYWDDTPDPPSRLSIESEHLFRQVEKFYKPLESTDDENIEGGYVAPQKDYDRIRYESPLIKQLMICETVEEMYALADDIIGALKTINETTKVIPDGVLETGD
- the LOC136341327 gene encoding uncharacterized protein isoform X1, which encodes MLPAQRSEIIANVLFALNENFFVKSHLEFANCVNEWLNTIIRNPSVSNPPEDDFSSPFLRYFSLCNAAKTSNNNVSQVKKLLRQLRASANHCRFNVPQVRTRIEKLMGTNCVSLTDRDYMQKLQHRILEDYGEQMEKRIKVREEDEMERVKNLVLVGKIPLDQAPPEMAHHPMMLIENYCNQLIAERRAKIKIYKVKIPTYLYWDDTPDPPSRLSIESEHLFRQVEKFYKPLESTDDENIEGGYVAPQKDYDRIRYESPLIKQLMICETVEEMYALADDIIGALKTINETTKVIPDGVLETGD
- the LOC136341328 gene encoding protein obstructor-E-like isoform X2, which produces MVARVIVVLCGIFTSGTSVLVQDAPECPEPLGTQAYVHPESCNHFFLCTNGTLTVETCENGLLFDGKGAVHNHCNYNWAAHCGDRKADLTPISSPGCEYQFGIYPDSHECSTNYIKCAYGEPHPQSCEPGLVYDERIHGCNWADLLLETCNPEAVVGFKCPTKVPSGSPAARFWPYPRFAVPGDCHRLITCVNGHPRIIACGEGKVVDEKTLTCEEPENVPQCYNSLRK
- the LOC136341328 gene encoding protein obstructor-E-like isoform X1, with protein sequence MVARVIVVLCGIFTSGVVGTSVLVQDAPECPEPLGTQAYVHPESCNHFFLCTNGTLTVETCENGLLFDGKGAVHNHCNYNWAAHCGDRKADLTPISSPGCEYQFGIYPDSHECSTNYIKCAYGEPHPQSCEPGLVYDERIHGCNWADLLLETCNPEAVVGFKCPTKVPSGSPAARFWPYPRFAVPGDCHRLITCVNGHPRIIACGEGKVVDEKTLTCEEPENVPQCYNSLRK
- the LOC136341324 gene encoding endoplasmic reticulum transmembrane helix translocase, producing the protein MSPKVKVDDLIQSISLYTPTSSLFHLYLLPFVILYVLWTYLWIGIWGFWELYEGGFIGIAVIGCIQILCCLACYWSVHIKCFFTYKKERDPQKASVAKIIPTANNGSSEVVWIRRVKLPNEKYMIFFTFQKIKYIWDSDKKTFRGVEFPIHKTYAEYNAWKGFQEDDDIKKAEITYGNNSMEMVVPEFLELFTERATAPFFVFQVFCVALWCLDKYWYYSIFTLVMLVMFECTLVQQQLRNMAEIRKMGNKPYNIHVYRNRRWRMVSSNELIPGDIVSVVRCQKDNFIPCDVLLLRGSCIVDESLLTGESVPQMKEAIESCDGQKVLEPDTDGKFHVLFGGTKVVQHNAPTKATMGLRPPDNGCVAYVLRTSFNTAQGKLLRTIMFGVKRITANNKETFGFILFLLIFAIAAATYVWIKGVENPERNRYKLFLECTLILTSVIPPELPIELSLAVNTSLLALSKLQVFCTEPFRIPFAGKIDICCFDKTGTLTSNNLIVEGVALAEKNSKVTATQDLPMQTVHVLASCHSLAQLDEGLVGDPLEKATMTAIDWTVTKADCIIPKKAKSPGLKIFTRHHFSSQLKSMAVIAGYNPQGTTETVYFSAVKGAPEKLRNILESRPDKYDEIFLELSRRGARVLALGYKELGKLSTQQLRDLSRDDIESNLKFVGFVIISCPLKSDSKSAIRELQSASHKVVVITGDNPLTACHVAAELRFTSKPVLILKLDSNNLIFESVDGKIMIPIDVDINELIRKYDICVTGDSIDYLNDNFYSKFLQLLPHITVFARFAPKQKEFVVTQYKTLGYNTLMCGDGTNDVGALKHADVGVAILSNAPEKLIEKSQKTIENLEKAKELARKQREERDRGPVRNNRGNNVRNVIEQRERLQGKMEKLLREIEEEDQAQIVKLGDASIASPFTSKLSSIACVCHIIKQGRCTLVTTLQMFKILALNALILAYTQSVLYLDGIKLRDFQATLQGLLLATSFLSISRSKPVKSLSKQRPLPNIFNIYTISTVLLQFAVHFVSLIYLVREAKAHTPSDQLNATSTESFLNLTDEEQDKLFEPNILNSTVFLISLSLQLATFAINYRGKPYMESLNQNKLLLGSILFSSGIVFMLALGAIPELTAQFEMVVFPEEFKYTLIGVLTADILCSFLADRICLWIFGEGKAKIS